ATGTTGCGCGCGTTCAATGGCGGAGGAAACGACTGACGAGTTGCGCTAGCGCGTCGTTGGCTTTGTCGCTTTCCGGGAGCTTGCTGTCGGGCGTTAGCTTGTCGACCAGCTGCAGCAACACGTTTGCCAGACCGCGCGAGGCGTCGGGTTCGGACAGGCCGGCGGCGTTAGCGATTTGCCGTAGGCGATCTTCGCCGAGCACGGTCTGCAACTCTTGTGGTGAGATCGGCCGATTTTCGCCGGCGGAAATCCACGAAGCGATGGTGTCGCCGTGGCCCTGCTTGTTGAACAGCTGCGCCAGGCCGCTCAAGCCGCCGACGTTGTCACTGGTGATCAAATGCGCGGCGGCACCGATCAAGCTGTTCTGTTCTCTGTCGCCGGTCAGCTGGCCGATGATGCCTTTGCCGATGCTGTCGAAGAAACTCATACGCTGCCTCCTAATGCGAACCCGCTAGCGTCAGGACGAGTTGTGTTTTTTGGATGCTAGGGTATCAGGTAAGTTCGCAGCGGCGCTTCGGGGTTTGCTCGCATAACCAAACAAACAACAGGGTATTGTCCACCCGCCTCCTGCGGGAAATGCCACCTACCGTCTAACCACAAGTGCGCACACGACGCCCATATTCGCGCACCGGCATGCCGCTGGAATTCAGCTCGCGCACCCTGCGCCGGCGCCGGAAACCGTACGACAGCGGCGGGTCCTGATGAAAAGCGATGGTGAAGAAATAAATTCCCGTCAACGACGCTTGTGATATTTCCACGGCGGCACCGGTGCCGGATCCTGCCACAGGCCGATCTGTTTGGTGCGTGCCGACTCTTCGGCTTCTTGATAAGCGCGCTGATCATCGGCCGACAACTCCGATTGATTCGGCTCGGAATACCAAGCGCGGCCGGTATACAACTGGTGCATACCGAGATCGCGGCTACCAGCCAGCACCTTGCCGATGATCCGGTTGTTGTGGTCGCGCTTTTGCCATTGGACGGCGACTGTTTGGCCGACGGCGAGCAGCCCTAAGGATCGGCGCGATGCATCGCTGAATGCCTGACCGCGCTTCGGCGCCTCGATGCCGGCGAGTCGCACGCGAACTTGGCCGTGTGTCGAGTCGTCTTGCACGACCAAGATATCGCCGTCGGTGACGCGAACAACCGTGCCGGCGAAATTAGCGGCATAGCTGCTCGCTGACAGCAGCAGTAGAAGAAAGCTGGCGGTGAGTTTCATCGGCTTAGCGAAGTGATCTCGCGGCGGATCTCCTGTAACTTCGCCTTAACGCGGGCGGCATTATCGCTGCCCATGCGGAGCATAATCTTCTTGCCGGCCGAGAGTCCTTCGAGCTTGGGATCGGCGAATTCGTAAAACACCTTGGGCTGCACGAGCTTTACCGGTTGTTTGACATCGGGCGCGGCCAACAGATCGTCGATCACTTCGACCACGCGATCGTTGAAGTAGCGCTTCGGATCACCCAGGTTTTTGTACTCTTCCTGAAACAACGGATAGAAATACACATACGCCGCGATCAGCTTCTTGGTATCGACCGATTCCGCCAGCTGGATATAGGCGCTATAGCGTCGATAATTTTCCGGGCTGAGAGTGATGCCGCTGTCGCGCTTACCGCTAACGACGAATTTACCCTCGGCCGGCTTCGCCAAGTAGTAACGCTGCGGCACACTCTCGTGCGTCAGGTTGTCGATCGTTACGACAAATCGGCGGACGATACTGTCGAGATACACGAAGCGGGCGAGCGAATTTTTATCGACAAAGCCGGCCAGCGTTTCCTGCACGGCAGCGTCGCTTTCCATCAACGGCGGCAACGGCTTGGCCTGCTCGGGCTCGGCGGTTTTGATCGGATAACGAATCGGCGGCGCGGGCGCCGGCGCGGGTGCAGCGGCTGGCAGTGCCGGCGGCGGCGCGGCTCGCTGCTCGCCATGGATCCAGTAGTAATACAAACCGGCGCAGGCGCCGATCAAGACGATGACGAGAATAGCCGGCACAAATTTCTTCATCGTCGCATCGCCGCCGCGATTCGGCTCGCGATACAACAGCGACTCGTCACTCAAGCTTTCCTTCTTTGTCGGTTGCTCGGTCATGTGCCCCCTCCGAAAATCTGTTTCACCTATCTTTGTATATTAAAGAATCGCGCGCGCCAGGGTCACGACGTCGCCGGCTCACGCGCGGCGGCTTGCGCCAGTACCTCTTCGAGAATGCGCGGGTCCACCGGCTTAACCAGATGGTAGTCGAAGCCAGCCTCGCTGGCACGACGATGATCTTCTTTTTGGCCCCAGCCGGATAACGCGATGACCACGATTTCTTGCGGTGCCGATTCCTGGCGGATTCGACGCACCACTTCGTAACCATCCATATCCGGCATACCAGACGGTCAGCCAGATATGCCCGCCCTCATCGGTGAACTTGGCGGCGTTATTCAAGAGATTCGCTAACACCTGCACCAGCCGTACCGGATCTGCCTCCAGTAGCAACGGCTCGGACGGCAACGCGATATGCAACTGCTGGCGTTGCGCATCGATTAGCGGACGACTTACCTCGACCGCATGTTGCACGATCGCTGCCACCACCGTCTGCGCTTTGCGCAAATCGATCTTGCCCTCGGTAATGCGCGAGACATCGAGCAGGTCGTCCACTAACCGTACCAAGTGGTCTACCTGCCGCTCCATCAACGATTGCAATTCCCGGGTGTCGCCAGCAACACCGCCTTTTAAGCGCAGGACATACAGCGAATTGCGGATCGGCGTGAGCGGATTACGCAACTCGTGCGCCAGCGTTGCCAGAAATCGTCCTTACGCCGATGCGCCTGTTGCAATGCCTCCTCCACCTGCGTGCGCTCGATTAAATCTGCCGCCTGCCGCGCTAACAAATCGAGCAGCCGCAATTGGCGATCGTCGGGTCGATGCGGTACCCGAAAATGGGTCGACAATACGCCCAGCAATTTGCCCGATCGACTCCGCAACGGCGTCGATTGCATAGCACGCGCCCCTACCCGCAACATCAGCTCGAGCAGCTCTGGGTCGAGAGAAATCGGGCTCCGCGTCAAGTCGTCGATGATGATGCGCTCGCCTCGATACAGTGCCATACCGCAGCTAGTGCGCTGCATTGGGACCGACGCAAAATAATCGACGAATGCCTGATCGAAACCGCGATGCGTAGTAATTCGCAAATGTCCCGACAGCAGATCGTACATCTTCAGGTTTCCCAGGTCGGCGCCCATGATGGCGATCGACGCATCGAGAATCTGCTCGAACAATGCGCGCGAATCGTCTTGGCGCACCAGACAAATACTGATTTCATGCAACCGCTGCATATCGGCGAGATCGGCCGCGAGGTGCTTGCTAAGCGCGGCAAACTCCAACTCGGCACGCTTGCGCTCGGTGATGTCGGCGATCAGCAATACCACGCCGGTGGCTGACGGATAGGCGTGGATCTCGAACCATCGACTCCAACTCGGATAGAAAAATTCGAACGTTGCCGGCTTTTGCTTGGCCACAGCATCGCGCAAATCGCGCTCGAAGGCGGTGCCGATGAGATCGGGGAATACCTTCCAGATACTTTCGCCAAGCAACTCGTCGCGCGACTTGCCGGTGACGGCGATCAAGAACACTCAGCACGGTGGTCAGCAGCCCGGGGCCAAGCCCACCTAACCACGCAGCCGCCATAATTGGCGGCACAAAGATGAGCAACAATGTCGACAGCGCGAGGATCGATCCGAGCAACTGATGCAGAAGCAACGCCAGTATCGCCGCCAACACCGCGATGGCGTAACTACTCCATGTCCATGATGGGAAGGTTGTCATGCGCACAACCCCTCCGCCCAGCCTGGGGATTGATAAGCGCTAATTATGCGCTCATTGGCAACAGACGGTGCGGCATCGGCGGACTAATTATCCGGACTAACGGAGAGATTGGCCGATGAACTTGCTTAGTCAGCCGGTAGAGCCACCGACGCAACGAAGATGACCAACGGCGGCAACCGGCTTTACCCCGATGCACCGGAATGATCGTCGGCCGCGTCTTTCATCGTCCGCGCCATCACCCCATAAACGTCGGTCCAGGCATTTTTGACCGGCGCCGTAAATGCATCGCCCAGCCCTTGGGCCAATGTGATCAATAATGCGGCGCCGACGGTTTCGTAGTGAGAATCCTGAACACCGTACTGCGCATGGCGCTTCCCTAAATCTTGCAAGATTGGAACGAGTCGATCGAGATCGTTGAGTTGGTTAACGGCGGTGCCAAGCAACTGCATTAACTTCTCGCCCTGCGCGTTGATATCGCCTTTGAACATCGACTTCAAGTTCGGGTCGATGCTGAACAAATTTTTATAAAAAAGCGCTCCCGCTTGCGGGGCGATGGGGACGACCTTCGAAAAGCTATCCTGCACGAGCCTTACAGTTTCCGGTGTCACAACGGATCTCCTATGGTGTATTGAGTAAGGTCCTTTTTACGAACGTTGGATGAGACGTGAAGCCAGTGCCGCACCAAGCGATGACGGCCAGCGCGTTATCGGGACCGATAGAACAGATGAAGATTACCAAAGGCGCCGTGACAAAACCGAGCCTGTATTAACCTACCTGATTCGAATGACACTTACTTAAGCGCCATCGACAACAGATGCCACGATTGACTCCTCCCCCCTTCAGGGGGGAGGTTGGGAGGGGGGTGGGTTTTATGGCAGCGATAACCGAGTAAAAAACCCACCCCCACCCCAGCCCTCCCCCTGAGGGGGAGGGTGCTAGAACGTGCCGCGGCTTAAGTAAGTGCCATGCCTACCTGATTCTTATTGTTCCATAACGGACAACAGCACAGATCATATGCCCGGTCGGAGGAATACTGCCACTATTTTCATCAGCCGAGCGCTGGCAAAAAGGTCAGCACATCGTCCGCTGGCACACCGTCACATAAACCGGCAAGACAACGATCGATCGCAACGCGCGCCGCGGCGGACAATCGCTCGTGCGTCGCCTTACCTTCGGCACGCAGGTAAAACTCGAGCAAAATAGCGCGCAAATACTGCAGACTATGCATCACATGCGTATTCATATCGGCGGCCAGATAGGCGAATTTCTCGGCGAAAACAGGGTCGGCGACATATGTCGCAAACGTCCCCTGCTCGATGGCCCGATCGAGCCGTTGCGCGAATTGGCGCTGGGCGATGTGCTGCGTAGGATCGTGAAAAAACTGCCAGGCGTGCTCGAGATCGTGACAAACGAAAGCGAAGGCATCGGCCTTGTCATGCACCGGCGCCAACAGCCGCGGATAATCGGCGATCAGCGTTACCGGCCGCGTGCCGCGCGTTTGCATACGTAACACCTCGCGCGTATCGGGCACATGCTCGCACAAGGTCAGTTGCCAAGCACCACGCAACCAGCCGACCAAGGCGATGTTCACGCGTCGACGTACTTCGCGCAGATCGTAACGCTCGAGCAGCTCGGCCAACCGCGCCGCCGCATCGGCGCGCGGCAGCGCCTCGAGCTGCGCCCACCAAACGGCGCCATCGGGCCGAGGATCGCGATGCGAACGGCGTTGCGCCAACCGATTGCCATAACGCAAAAACTGCCAAAGCAGCACATAGCGCGCGGCATACTGCGCCGCCGGAAATTCGCCGGCGTGATAGCGGGCGGCAAGCTCGGTTAAGGCACGGTATTTATCGGGCGCACTATCGGCAGCGTTCACAGCGGTCATTCATCGATGGGTAGCGGCGAATTCTAGCAATAACCGCTCACTTAACCCCATCCCGGCAGCCGTTACGTTAACAGTCACAGTTCCGAAGAACGATGACAGGAGAAACCCCATGCTATTGAAGAAATCGCGTGTCACGGCCGCCGTCGCCTTGGCGCTTTACTCCTTGTGTGCGACCGCACTCGAGGAGCGCCGCAGCACCCTGACCGACCAGCAATCGGTGGCAATAACGATTTATAACGAGGACCTGGCGCTAGTGAAAGATACGCGCAAGTTGACGCTCGATACCGGCGTCAACCAGCTGGCACTACGTGAGGTCAGCGCGCTGTTGCGGCCGGAGACGGCGCAGTTGCGCAGCCTGTCGCACCCCGGGGCGTTCACTCTGTTAGAGCAAAACTTCGATTTCGATTTGCTGACACCGATGAAGTTGTTGGAAAAATACGTCGGCCGCAACGTGCGCATCGTCAAAACCCACCCGACCACGGGTGCGGAAACGATCGAGACGGCGCAGGTGTTGAGCGTGAACGACGGCGTCGTCCTCAAGATCGGCGACCGCATCGAGACCGGCGTGCCGGGGCGCATCGTCTACGATGAAGTGCCGAAAAATCTGCGCGACCGGCCGACACTAGTAACGCTGTTACAAAACACACAAGCCGGCGAACAGACGCTGGAACTGTCGTACCTCAGTGGCGGCTTGGCGTGGCGCGCTGACTATGTCGCCGAGCTCAACAGCAACGACACGGCACTCGATCTAAACGGTTGGGTCACGCTGACTAACAAAAGCGGCACGGCCTATCCGAATGCACGTCTGCAGTTGGTCGCCGGTGAAGTGAATCGCGTACGCGAAGAATTCCGGCTGGCAACAGCCAAGACCACGGGTGTCGCCATGGAAGCCGACGCACCGGCGCCACAGATGCAGCAAGAGCAATTGTTCGAGTACCACCTGTACACGATGAACCGGCCGACGACGATCGCCGACAATCAAACGAAACAAGTAGCGCTGCTGAGCGCCGGCAACGTACCGGTGACAAAAGAGCTGTTGCTGCAAGGAAATGATTACTACTACCTGTCGAGCGTCGGTCAGATCGGCCAAAAGCTGAAGGTCGGCGTGTATGTCGAATTCGACAACCGCGAAGCGGCGCACCTCGGCATGCCGATGCCACGCGGCGTCGTGCGGGTGTACAAAAAGGACAGCGCCGGTAACGCGCAGTTCGTCGGCGAAGATCAAATCGATCACACACCAAAGAACGAGAAGGTACGGCTACGCCTCGGCGAAGCGTTCGACATCACCGCCGACAAGAAACAAACCGATTTTCGCCGGCGCGAACGTTCCAACCCGACGAGCTACGTATACGAAAGCGCCTACGAGATCGTGCTGAAGAACGGCAAGAGCGACGCGGTCAGCGTCACCGTGCGCGAGCCGGTGCCGGGCGAGTGGAAAATGCTGGAGGAGTCACAACGACATACGAAGGTGGCGGCAGGTACGGCCGAATGGCACGTAAACGTACCAGCGAATGGGCAGACGACGCTGCGGTATCGAGTGTTGGTACGACACTAAATTTATTATTTAACCATGTCGGGTGGGCAGCACGCCCGCTCGACATTTTTATCCGTCTTACACGAATGGCACCTACTTAAGCAAAAGCCGAAACCTATCCGCCGCCACTCCCTCTCCCCTTGCGGGAGAGGGCCGGGGAGAGGGGTGATATAACGTTGCTAATGGTTCCCCCTCTCCCTGTCCCTCTCCCGCAAGGGGAGAGGGAACGCTGCTGTTATGGCGGTGAATCTCTTAAGCAAGTGTCATTGCCGTCTTACACTTTTGAACCGGCGCGTGCCCCAACATTTAACGTTTGCACGCGCTGTTCCATCCAATCTTTAAACTTGTCCGCCGGCAACGGCTTGCTAATGTAATAACCCTGGGCCGTATCGCAACCAAGCGCCGCCAACTGCTGCCAGACTGCTTCGCTCTCGATACCTTCGGCGACGACTTTGAGGTCGAGATCGTGCGCCAAACCGACGGTCGAGCGGACGATGGCGGCGGAGTCGTTGTTGGTCAGCATGTCCATGACAAACGATTTGTCGATCTTCACGGCGTCGACCGGCAGCTTTTTCAAATAGCTGAGCGACGAATAGCCGGTGCCGAAATCGTCGATGAACAGCGGGATTCCCATGCCGCTGATACGCTTCAAGATCGCCAGCGCCGCCTCCGGATCGAACATGACGGCGCCTTCGGTGATCTCGATTTCGAGCCATTCCGGGTCGGCGCGCCAAGCGGCGCATTGCTGGTCGATAAGGTATATCAGCTCTTTGTCGTGCAGCGTCCGTGCCGAGATGTTGACCGCGATCGGTAGTGGCATACCGCTTTCGCGCCAGGCGACCGACTGCCGCAAGGCCGCGCCGATCACCCAATCGGTGAGCGGCTTGATCAGGCCGGTGTGCTCGGCGAGGCCGATAAAGTCATCCGGTGGAATCATGCCGCGGCTCGGATGCATCCAGCGCACCAATGCTTCGGCGCCGCAGACGCTGTTGTCGCGCATATTGATCTTTGGCTGATAGAACAACGTCAGCTCGCTGTGCTCGATTGCACGCCGCAATTCGGCGGCCATCGACAATTGGCGCGTGCCGTCTTTGTGTTGCTCGGGTGCATAAAACACGTAGCCCTGCCCCATCCGTTTCGCCTGTTGCATGGCAACGTCGGCATAACGAATCAGCAGCATCGGCTCAGAACTATGATCCGGGAACAACGAAATACCGATGGCGGCACTGACATCGAGATTGAGACCGCTGATGGCAAACGGTGCACGCAGCGCGTCGAGGATTTGTTGGCCGACCTCGGCCGCATGTTCCTGGTCGCGTACCGGCACGAGCGTACCGAATTCGTCGCCGCGCATGCGCGCCAGTAACACGTTTTCTTTGAGCGCGCCGCGAATGCGAGCGCCGACTTGCTTCAGTAACAAGTCGCCTTGATGGAAACCCAGAGCGTCGTTGATCTCGCGCAGGTGGTTTAGGTCCATGACGTACAACGCCAACATCTGCCCGCCGGCCTCGGGCAACTCATGCCGCAAGTGCTCTTCGAAGCGTGCATGGTTCGGCAAGCCGGTGACACTGTCGAAATACGCCATGCGCGTGATCGTTGCGTTCGCTTCATCGTGTTGGCTGCGAGCCCGCAACACCGACATACCGAACGCCAGGTCGCGCGCCGCCTCTTCGAGCAGCTCCAACTCTTCGGCATCGAACGCGTCGGGCTCGCTCGAATAAATCGACAAGGCACCGATTGGCTCGTCATCGACATTGAGCGGAAAAGCGACGCAAGAACCATAGCCGACGCGGAGTGCCAGCTCGCGCCACGGCGCATAGTTAGGATCCGTTAGGATATTGCGGCCGATATAAGGCTCGCCGGTGCGGATCACCATGCCGGCCGGTCCGCGACCGCGTTCGTCGTCGGCCCAGCTCACGCGTCCGATCGCTTCCGATAGCGCCTTGCTACCGCCCTCGAAACCGAACTCCGCCATCAACCGCACGGTCTTGCGCGAATCGTGCTCGGCCAAGCCGATCCAGGCGAATCGGTAACCGCCGACCTTAACGATGATGCGGCACATCTCCGCCAACAGCGCGCGCTCGTCGGTGGCGCGTACGACGGTGCGATTGCCTTCGCTCAATGTCTTGAGCGCGCGATTGACGCGCTGCAATGCCGTCGCCATGTCGTCGAACGTGCGCGCCAGTTGGCCGAGCTCTTCGGTACCGTGCGGCAATCCGGAACGAGCGCTTAGATCGCCTTTCGCCAATCGACGCGCGGCATCGGTCAGTGCATATACGCGCCGCAGAATAAAAACATCACTTCCCACCCACGCCGCTACAATCGCCAGCACCCCGACCACGAACAACAACACCAAGCTGCGGCTGAAGTCTTCATCGGCCCTGGCATATGCCACCGCCGGTGGAATACCGATGCAGATATAAACTTTATCCAATCCGCTCTCGTACAACGGTGCAAACATTTGCAACCGTGGTACACCGTCCAAGCCGTCGAGCAGGGTCACACCGGCGCGCTGCTGCGTCAGGATCGCTTTCACCAGCGGCGCATCGACCATCGACTTTCCCATCCATCTTTCGGCGTCGGGATAACGCGTCAGCACCGTACCGTTGCTATCGACGACTACCATGGCCGAGCCGGCAGGTAGCTCGACACCGGCAACGAGCTGCTGCAACCAGTTCAAGTCGAGTGCGGCGTAAACAATATCGACCACGTTACCGTTAGTGTCGACGATCGGATAACCGAAATTAATCGCCGGCTGGCCAGTCACGCGGCCAATTTGATAATCGCCGATACCGAATTCACGCGATTGCACGGTGCGGCGGAAATAACTGCGATCGGCGATGTTGATCTTGCGCGCAAGCTTACGTGATGTGCACATGAGGTCGCCGTTCAAATCGGCGACGCCAAGATTCGTATAGTAAGGATAAGATTTCTGCAGCTGCCGCAGCGTTTCGGAACAACGCGGACTGCCGTACGCCGGTTGTCGCAACGCCGGCATCTGCGACATACCGATCAGCAGCTGGCGAGTCAATTCGATCAACCGGCCCTGCTCGCGAGCGGCCAGGCGCATCAGATTGACTGCCTCTTTTTCTGCATCCTGGGTCGCGTGCTGGCGCTGCGCGATGGCGGTATAGCCAATGACGCCGAATGCCGGAATCACGGCGAATAGCACCAACAGCAGCAGCCGCGCCCGTAGGCCGGCAGTCGAACGCCCCATGAAGGCTAAGTCCCTTTTTAAGCTGCCTTAAGTTAAGCACATACTGTGCCCAATCTTATGTTGACCCCCTCTCCCCTTGCGGGAGAGGGGTTGGGGAGAGGGGGCGACGAACGGAGAGCCCCAACTAGCACCCCCCCTGGCGCCAACGACGTCCCCACCAAAGCCCCATCGAAGCAGGTTTTACCAAGCGGCTAAGCTGTGCGCCGATTCAGCCCCCCATAACCCCGCACCGGCAATCGTTTCGCCGATTAACCAAAACGCAGCTTGAAATACAGGATGGCGAGCGACAGACCGAGGGTAACCGTATTGGCGGCAATGATCGGCCAAGAGTCTATGAAGATTCCGTAAATCAGCCAAAGCACGACGCCCGAACTGAACAAACAAAACATACCGAGCGAAACATCGCGCGCCGAGCGCGTGCGCCAGGTTTGGACGACTTGCGGGACAAAGGCGACGGTCGTGAGAGTACCGGCGGCAAGACCGAGCAGATTGGTAAATTCCACGCGAAAGGCGCTAGGCGTCGTCGTCGACGCGGCTGTTCAATCGCTTGGCGAAGTCGAGCATGCGTTGGGTAGCACGTAACGCGCGCTGGCGGATCTGCTCATCGACACGAATCTCGTTGGCGCCGGTTTCAAGCACGTGCGCCACGGTCTGTAGGTTGTCCATCGCCATCCACGGACAATGCGCACAACTCTTGCACGTTGCGCCCTTGCCGGCAGCCGGCGCTTCGAGCAGCAACTTGCCCGGTGCCGCCTGCTGCATCTTATAAAAGATGCCGCTGTCGGTGGCGACAATGAACTTCTGGTTCGGCAGTTTCTTTACTGCATCGATCAACTGGCTGGTCGAACCGACGGCATCGGCGAGCGCGATCACACCGGCCGGCGATTCCGGATGCACCAACACCGCCGCATCTGGATGCTGCTTTTTCAAATCGGCCAATTCTTGCGCCTTGAACTTGTCGTGCACGACACAGGCACCGGGCCAGAGCACCATATCGGCGCCGGTGGTCTTCTGAATATAAGCGCCGAGATGTTTATCAGGTGCCCACAGAATTTTCTTACCTTGATCGCGCAGATGCTCGACCAGCTTGACGGCGATCGACGACGTCACGACGTAATCCGCGCGCGCCTTCACGGCGGCGCTGGTATTGGAATAAACCACGACAGTGCGGTCGGGGTGCGCATCGCAGAACGGGGCGAACTGTTCAGGCGGACAGCTCAAGTCGAGCGAGCACTCGGCCTCGAGCACCGGCATGAGCACGCGCTTTTCCGGATTGAGGATCTTGGCGGTCTCGCCCATGAAGCGCACGCCGGCGACGACCAACGTCGTCGCCGGATGCTGATTGCCGAATCGGGCCATGTCGAGCGAGTCGGATACGTGCCCGCCGGTGTCCTCGGCCAGCCGCTGAATCTCGGCATCGACGTAATAGTGCGCAATCAGCACGGCATCCTGCGCCTTGAGCAGACGCTTGATATGGTCGCGCAACTGATCGCGCTCGCTGTCGCTCAGCTGGGGCGCACATGCCAATACCTCATCGGTATCGGGGACGACGATAGTGGGAATGGAAATCTTAAGGCCGGCAGCATTCATAACGACGTCTCGAAATACTCACTACCATTATTATAAGTGTGAAGCACCAGCGCTAAAACCCAAATAAGTGCTAAACACCGCGCAGAATGTTCTCGGCGACACCCTTAGCTTGACTCACACTATCGGCCAACGACACGCCGTCGCGCCAATTGCCGCCCAACTGCAGCCGCGGAAAACCCTTTAAGACGGCGTCGATGCGCGCCAGCCGCTGCTGGTGACCCAGTTCGTACTGCGGGATCGCTTGCGGCCAGAGGGTGACGTGCTGTAACGCCGGCGCCGCCGTTACCCCGAGCAATGGCCGCAAATCCGCCAACACTTGTTCGACCAGCATCGTGGCGTCACGCTTGCCGACCGAGGGATTTTGCGCACCACCGATAAAAGCCGTCAGCAACACCTGACCGACAGGGGCGCGCCCCGCGAACAGCGACGACGAAAAAATAACACCCAATGTTTGCCGCTGCGCTCGACGCGGCAATAACGCACCGAAACCGTCGAGCGGATGGCGCACCTGCGCGCGGGCGAAACCAAGGGCGACGGAAGCGACCGGCGGATAGAAAATGCCAGCAAGCTCACGCGCCAGATCGGGCGCCAGCGGTTCCATTAACGCCGCCGCTCGGTGCGCCGGCAACGCCAACACCAGCCGCTCGGCTCGATACTCTGCGGTCGCGGTACGAGCGACCCATTCGCCATTACCGGCACGAGCGATACCGGTCACCGCCGCATCGACGTGCAAAGCATCGCCCAGCTCTTGGGCAATAGCGCGCGGCAATGTCTGCATGCCGCGCTTGAACGAAATCAACCGCGCCGGCGCACCGCCTCGACACTGGAGCGCGCCGAGAAACAGCGAGCCATACTCCGCTTCCAGCGCATATAAACGCGCGGTCGCCGCCCGCGCCGACAATCGTTCGGGATCACCGGCGTATACGCCCGACACAAACGGATCCACCGCCCAATCGAGAAACGCCGCGCCCAACCGCCGCCGCACGAACTGCGCGATCGATTCCTCGACTTGGCCACGCGCCTGAAACGGCTCCGCCAACAGGCGTAACTTGGCACCGATACTGAACAGCGGCGTAGTCAGGAACGCGAGCGGTCCGAGCGGCAACGGCAACAAGCGATCGTCTTTGACGATATAGCGCGGTGCCCGGCGATCGCCGTCGATCAATTCTCCGTCGAGCGCCAACCCCTGAATCAACTCGCCGAGCGCGCCGCCACGATACTGCGTCGAATTCGGACCGCTTTCGATCAGAAAGCCATCGCGCTCAAGCGAACGAATATTGCCGCCGACTTCAGCTTCGGCCTCGAGCACAGTGACGTGCACGCCCTGGCGACGGAGAAACCAGGCGCATGAAAGACCGGAAATACCGCCACCGACGATCAGTGCACGCGTCATGAAATAAAGCTCTTCCCCATGGCGTTACTCTAACAGACCCCCCTTCACCCACACCCGCTTGTCCGACGCCGCCGACAATTAGTCGGTCTATACCCCGCATCGCAACACTGACAAACTTAGAATCGCGCCACCCTAGATCACGACCTCGCTCCAGTTGCTGTCAACCCG
This genomic stretch from Gammaproteobacteria bacterium harbors:
- a CDS encoding EAL domain-containing protein, whose protein sequence is MGRSTAGLRARLLLLVLFAVIPAFGVIGYTAIAQRQHATQDAEKEAVNLMRLAAREQGRLIELTRQLLIGMSQMPALRQPAYGSPRCSETLRQLQKSYPYYTNLGVADLNGDLMCTSRKLARKINIADRSYFRRTVQSREFGIGDYQIGRVTGQPAINFGYPIVDTNGNVVDIVYAALDLNWLQQLVAGVELPAGSAMVVVDSNGTVLTRYPDAERWMGKSMVDAPLVKAILTQQRAGVTLLDGLDGVPRLQMFAPLYESGLDKVYICIGIPPAVAYARADEDFSRSLVLLFVVGVLAIVAAWVGSDVFILRRVYALTDAARRLAKGDLSARSGLPHGTEELGQLARTFDDMATALQRVNRALKTLSEGNRTVVRATDERALLAEMCRIIVKVGGYRFAWIGLAEHDSRKTVRLMAEFGFEGGSKALSEAIGRVSWADDERGRGPAGMVIRTGEPYIGRNILTDPNYAPWRELALRVGYGSCVAFPLNVDDEPIGALSIYSSEPDAFDAEELELLEEAARDLAFGMSVLRARSQHDEANATITRMAYFDSVTGLPNHARFEEHLRHELPEAGGQMLALYVMDLNHLREINDALGFHQGDLLLKQVGARIRGALKENVLLARMRGDEFGTLVPVRDQEHAAEVGQQILDALRAPFAISGLNLDVSAAIGISLFPDHSSEPMLLIRYADVAMQQAKRMGQGYVFYAPEQHKDGTRQLSMAAELRRAIEHSELTLFYQPKINMRDNSVCGAEALVRWMHPSRGMIPPDDFIGLAEHTGLIKPLTDWVIGAALRQSVAWRESGMPLPIAVNISARTLHDKELIYLIDQQCAAWRADPEWLEIEITEGAVMFDPEAALAILKRISGMGIPLFIDDFGTGYSSLSYLKKLPVDAVKIDKSFVMDMLTNNDSAAIVRSTVGLAHDLDLKVVAEGIESEAVWQQLAALGCDTAQGYYISKPLPADKFKDWMEQRVQTLNVGARAGSKV
- a CDS encoding SemiSWEET transporter, whose product is MEFTNLLGLAAGTLTTVAFVPQVVQTWRTRSARDVSLGMFCLFSSGVVLWLIYGIFIDSWPIIAANTVTLGLSLAILYFKLRFG
- the hemG gene encoding protoporphyrinogen oxidase; this encodes MTRALIVGGGISGLSCAWFLRRQGVHVTVLEAEAEVGGNIRSLERDGFLIESGPNSTQYRGGALGELIQGLALDGELIDGDRRAPRYIVKDDRLLPLPLGPLAFLTTPLFSIGAKLRLLAEPFQARGQVEESIAQFVRRRLGAAFLDWAVDPFVSGVYAGDPERLSARAATARLYALEAEYGSLFLGALQCRGGAPARLISFKRGMQTLPRAIAQELGDALHVDAAVTGIARAGNGEWVARTATAEYRAERLVLALPAHRAAALMEPLAPDLARELAGIFYPPVASVALGFARAQVRHPLDGFGALLPRRAQRQTLGVIFSSSLFAGRAPVGQVLLTAFIGGAQNPSVGKRDATMLVEQVLADLRPLLGVTAAPALQHVTLWPQAIPQYELGHQQRLARIDAVLKGFPRLQLGGNWRDGVSLADSVSQAKGVAENILRGV
- the nadA gene encoding quinolinate synthase NadA encodes the protein MNAAGLKISIPTIVVPDTDEVLACAPQLSDSERDQLRDHIKRLLKAQDAVLIAHYYVDAEIQRLAEDTGGHVSDSLDMARFGNQHPATTLVVAGVRFMGETAKILNPEKRVLMPVLEAECSLDLSCPPEQFAPFCDAHPDRTVVVYSNTSAAVKARADYVVTSSIAVKLVEHLRDQGKKILWAPDKHLGAYIQKTTGADMVLWPGACVVHDKFKAQELADLKKQHPDAAVLVHPESPAGVIALADAVGSTSQLIDAVKKLPNQKFIVATDSGIFYKMQQAAPGKLLLEAPAAGKGATCKSCAHCPWMAMDNLQTVAHVLETGANEIRVDEQIRQRALRATQRMLDFAKRLNSRVDDDA